The sequence TTGCCTTGCTGCTGGGTGCACTGGTCCTGATCTTTCTGCCCTCCATCCAGCAGGAAATTGCAAGACACCGGCAAGGGGGGCAGGATGCGGCCAACCCAACCCAGCTTGTTGAGCCAGCGTCCGTCACAACAACCGTGACAACCCCGGTATCCGCAGGCAATGAAGCATCCGGAATGACTCCAAATCCGTCTTTGGGCAGCATGGTTCCTGCCGATGTAGCAGTTCCAGCAATTCCGACGAATACACTTTCATCCGCAGGCGCTGTAGATGTCAATCCCGATGCTGCAATCACTTTCAGTGCAAAAGGCGCATCCAGGATAAAAGTGACTGACGCCAAAGGCGTGGTGGTCATGGACCGTGCGTTTCGCGCTGGCGAGTCTGCCAGCGTATCGGGAGCGCCGCCGCTGACTGTGGTGGTGAGCCGTGCTAACCTAATGCAGGTTCAGGTGCGTGGTCAGGATTTTGATCTGACCAGCGTCACCAAGAACAATGTTGCCCGTTTCGAGGTGAAATAGTGCAAACCTGTCTTCCCATTGAGTCCGCTTTTCCCAAAGCGCATCATTCGCTGCAGTCCCGGGTTG comes from Polaromonas naphthalenivorans CJ2 and encodes:
- a CDS encoding helix-turn-helix domain-containing protein — protein: MSKDEAVQHAQPGAAVIDSGAQLNAGAAGQQDTAGALLREARQSQGLDIATLAALLKVPLHKLQALEQDRLDLLPDPVFARALASSMCRILKLDPAPVLHRLPAISAFKVTSQNRGINAPFRARSGRHAAPLWAHISRPAVLVGLALLLGALVLIFLPSIQQEIARHRQGGQDAANPTQLVEPASVTTTVTTPVSAGNEASGMTPNPSLGSMVPADVAVPAIPTNTLSSAGAVDVNPDAAITFSAKGASRIKVTDAKGVVVMDRAFRAGESASVSGAPPLTVVVSRANLMQVQVRGQDFDLTSVTKNNVARFEVK